One part of the Vitis riparia cultivar Riparia Gloire de Montpellier isolate 1030 chromosome 8, EGFV_Vit.rip_1.0, whole genome shotgun sequence genome encodes these proteins:
- the LOC117920487 gene encoding ribosome production factor 2 homolog, with amino-acid sequence MLKIKTPKSGKARREIEKRAPKLVESGKKTLILQGTKTSNVLNAVLTEIYHLKKDSAVRYTRKNENIRPFESGGETSLEFFSLKTDCSIFVFGSHSKKRPDNLVIGRTYDHHIYDLVEVGVENFKSMESFTYDKKLSPKVGSKPFIAFIGEGFESVDELKHLKEVLLDLLRGEVVENLNLAGLDHAYICTAVSSNRVFFTHCAMRLKKSGTIVPRMELVEVGPSMDLVVRRHRLPNDSVRKEAMKTAKEQPKKKVKNVSQDVIQGKVGKIYVPDQQVGSVALPYKAKGLKRERREAKMKHETNDRAPKKQKENSE; translated from the exons ATGTTGAAGATAAAAACTCCCAAATCAGGAAAAGCTAGACGAGAGATTGAAAAACGGGCCCCCAAACTT GTTGAAAGTGGGAAGAAAACTCTGATACTTCAAGGTACAAAGACTAGCAATGTATTGAATGCTGTGTTGACTGAAATTTATCATCTTAAGAAGGATAGTGCTGTGAGATATACGCGGAAGAATGAAAACATCAGACCATTTGAGAGCGGTGGTGAAACTTCTTTAGAGTTCTTTTCTCTCAAAACTGATTGTAGCATCTTTGTG TTTGGTTCTCATTCAAAGAAGCGGCCCGATAATCTTGTTATTGGGCGAACTTACGATCATCACATATATGATCTCGTAGAGGTTggtgttgaaaattttaaaagcatgGAGTCATTCACATATGATAAGAAACTATCTCCAAAAGTTGGTTCAAAGCCTTTCATTGCTTTTATTGGAGAAGGATTTGAGAGTGTAGATGAGCTGAAACATTTGAAGGAAGTTCTGCTTGATCTGCTACGAGGAGAG GTTGTGGAAAATTTAAATCTTGCTGGTCTAGATCATGCTTATATTTGTACAGCTGTGTCTTCAAATAGGGTATTCTTTACTCACTGTGCAATGCGGCTGAAAAAGTCTGGGACAATAGTACCTAGGATGGAACTGGTAGAAGTCGGTCCTTCCATGGATTTGGTAGTCCGACGGCATCGCCTCCCTAACGACAGCGTAAGGAAAGAAGCTATGAAAACAGCCAAGGAACAGCCTAAAAAGAAG GTGAAAAATGTTAGCCAAGATGTAATACAAGGAAAAGTTGGGAAGATATATGTTCCAGACCAACAG GTTGGAAGCGTGGCTCTACCTTACAAAGCAAAGGGACTAAAACGAGAGCGTCGTGAAGCTAAGATGAAACATGAGACAAATGATCGAGCACCAAAGAAACAGAAGGAAAATTCTGAGTAA
- the LOC117920485 gene encoding heat stress transcription factor A-3 isoform X1 produces the protein MNPRDNPYLDRQESPPPPYQSEAPATEAVQPKTEPFSVGSQPFPSGSPLLQIRPISSLEPPFSGEPIVTGGVAAEAEAEAEEIGAPQPLDCLQDNPIPPFLSKTFDIVDDVLLDPIVSWGPTGESFVVWDPVEFSRLVLPRNFKHNNFSSFVRQLNTYGFRKIDSDKWEFANEGFMRGKRHLLKNIRRRKSPLSQHTGSYAGPSSEIAMSGLESEVERLRKQKSLLMQEVIELQQQHRGTIHQMEVVNERIQAAEKRQKKMVSFLAKLLQNPEFLARLLPKDDQRDIGVPRMMRKFVKHQQLEPGKSDSSMGGQIVKYRPGSENLITSSLFPPSNPDSCEQFPNDCLQVIAGKLDLGMESVPFGTGKVSSDELAAVAHKLIKAPEQVREEAASLGPVDLVFKGKNLVSSQPEGSTNYNLSFIDDSAKEKAFPEFLSPGIDGIIKQADIWSMGFDDSGDMTSSCGELWGNVTNYDVPDLGLTGGISDIWDLGSLQAAEGLGIDRWAADESTFNAPENQADQPKDYTSKNTYP, from the exons ATGAATCCGAGAGACAATCCCTATTTGGATCGGCAAGAATCCCCTCCACCTCCCTATCAGTCTGAGGCGCCTGCCACTGAGGCAGTCCAACCCAAAACGGAACCGTTTTCAGTGGGTTCACAACCATTCCCTTCTGGGTCTCCTTTACTACAAATTCGACCCATTTCTTCTCTGGAACCACCTTTCTCAGGTGAACCCATTGTGACTGGAGGGGTTGCAGCTGAGGCTGAAGCTGAAGCAGAGGAAATTGGTGCTCCTCAGCCTCTTGATTGTCTACAGGACAATCCAATTCCACCGTTTTTGTCAAAGACTTTTGACATTGTGGATGACGTTTTGCTGGACCCCATAGTTTCGTGGGGCCCTACTGGCGAGAGCTTTGTGGTTTGGGACCCTGTGGAGTTCTCCAGGCTTGTACTTCCTCGAAATTTCAAGCACAACAATTTCTCCAGTTTTGTTCGGCAACTAAATACTTAT GGTTTCCGCAAGATTGATTCTGATAAGTGGGAGTTTGCCAATGAAGGTTTCATGCGAGGGAAGAGGCATCTCTTGAAGAACATCCGTAGGCGCAAGTCACCTCTATCCCAGCACACTGGAAGCTATGCTGGGCCTTCTTCTGAAATAGCAATGTCAGGATTGGAAAGTGAGGTAGAGAGGTTAAGGAAGCAGAAGAGTTTGTTGATGCAGGAGGTTATAGAATTGCAGCAACAGCATCGTGGAACAATTCACCAAATGGAAGTAGTTAATGAAAGGATCCAGGCAGCAGAGAAGAGGCAGAAGAAAATGGTCTCATTCTTGGCAAAGTTGCTTCAGAACCCAGAATTTTTAGCCCGCCTTTTGCCCAAGGACGACCAAAGAGATATTGGTGTGCCAAGGATGATGAGGAAGTTTGTCAAGCATCAGCAACTTGAACCTGGTAAATCAGACTCATCCATGGGAGGGCAGATTGTGAAGTACAGACCTGGTTCAGAAAATCTGATTACATCCTCCTTATTCCCACCTTCAAATCCAGACTCATGTGAACAATTTCCCAATGATTGCTTACAAGTTATTGCAGGGAAACTGGATTTAGGTATGGAAAGTGTGCCATTCGGAACTGGGAAAGTCTCATCAGATGAACTAGCAGCAGTAGCTCATAAACTTATTAAAGCTCCAGAGCAGGTCAGAGAGGAAGCGGCCAGTTTGGGACCTGTAGATCTCGTATTTAAAGGAAAGAATCTAGTGAGTTCCCAACCAGAAGGAAGCACCAACTATAATCTGTCTTTCATAGATGATTCAGCAAAGGAGAAGGCTTTTCCTGAATTCTTGTCCCCTGGGATTGACGGCATTATAAAACAAGCGGATATATGGAGCATGGGCTTTGACGACAGTGGTGATATGACTAGTTCTTGTGGTGAGTTATGGGGTAATGTTACCAACTATGATGTTCCAGACTTAGGACTCACAGGTGGGATATCAGATATCTGGGATTTAGGTTCCCTGCAAGCAGCAGAAGGTTTGGGAATTGATAGATGGGCAGCTGATGAATCCACTTTTAATGCACCTGAGAATCAAGCAGACCAGCCAAAGGACTATACTTCCAAGAATACATATCCATAG
- the LOC117920485 gene encoding heat stress transcription factor A-3 isoform X3, with translation MNRRTPYPFECVLELEFHPFQGFRKIDSDKWEFANEGFMRGKRHLLKNIRRRKSPLSQHTGSYAGPSSEIAMSGLESEVERLRKQKSLLMQEVIELQQQHRGTIHQMEVVNERIQAAEKRQKKMVSFLAKLLQNPEFLARLLPKDDQRDIGVPRMMRKFVKHQQLEPGKSDSSMGGQIVKYRPGSENLITSSLFPPSNPDSCEQFPNDCLQVIAGKLDLGMESVPFGTGKVSSDELAAVAHKLIKAPEQVREEAASLGPVDLVFKGKNLVSSQPEGSTNYNLSFIDDSAKEKAFPEFLSPGIDGIIKQADIWSMGFDDSGDMTSSCGELWGNVTNYDVPDLGLTGGISDIWDLGSLQAAEGLGIDRWAADESTFNAPENQADQPKDYTSKNTYP, from the exons ATGAACAGGAGAACGCCCTACCCCTTTGAATGTGTCTTGGAGCTGGAGTTCCACCCTTTTCAG GGTTTCCGCAAGATTGATTCTGATAAGTGGGAGTTTGCCAATGAAGGTTTCATGCGAGGGAAGAGGCATCTCTTGAAGAACATCCGTAGGCGCAAGTCACCTCTATCCCAGCACACTGGAAGCTATGCTGGGCCTTCTTCTGAAATAGCAATGTCAGGATTGGAAAGTGAGGTAGAGAGGTTAAGGAAGCAGAAGAGTTTGTTGATGCAGGAGGTTATAGAATTGCAGCAACAGCATCGTGGAACAATTCACCAAATGGAAGTAGTTAATGAAAGGATCCAGGCAGCAGAGAAGAGGCAGAAGAAAATGGTCTCATTCTTGGCAAAGTTGCTTCAGAACCCAGAATTTTTAGCCCGCCTTTTGCCCAAGGACGACCAAAGAGATATTGGTGTGCCAAGGATGATGAGGAAGTTTGTCAAGCATCAGCAACTTGAACCTGGTAAATCAGACTCATCCATGGGAGGGCAGATTGTGAAGTACAGACCTGGTTCAGAAAATCTGATTACATCCTCCTTATTCCCACCTTCAAATCCAGACTCATGTGAACAATTTCCCAATGATTGCTTACAAGTTATTGCAGGGAAACTGGATTTAGGTATGGAAAGTGTGCCATTCGGAACTGGGAAAGTCTCATCAGATGAACTAGCAGCAGTAGCTCATAAACTTATTAAAGCTCCAGAGCAGGTCAGAGAGGAAGCGGCCAGTTTGGGACCTGTAGATCTCGTATTTAAAGGAAAGAATCTAGTGAGTTCCCAACCAGAAGGAAGCACCAACTATAATCTGTCTTTCATAGATGATTCAGCAAAGGAGAAGGCTTTTCCTGAATTCTTGTCCCCTGGGATTGACGGCATTATAAAACAAGCGGATATATGGAGCATGGGCTTTGACGACAGTGGTGATATGACTAGTTCTTGTGGTGAGTTATGGGGTAATGTTACCAACTATGATGTTCCAGACTTAGGACTCACAGGTGGGATATCAGATATCTGGGATTTAGGTTCCCTGCAAGCAGCAGAAGGTTTGGGAATTGATAGATGGGCAGCTGATGAATCCACTTTTAATGCACCTGAGAATCAAGCAGACCAGCCAAAGGACTATACTTCCAAGAATACATATCCATAG
- the LOC117920485 gene encoding heat stress transcription factor A-3 isoform X2, with amino-acid sequence MNPRDNPYLDRQESPPPPYQSEAPATEAVQPKTEPFSVGSQPFPSGSPLLQIRPISSLEPPFSGEPIVTGGVAAEAEAEAEEIGAPQPLDCLQDNPIPPFLSKTFDIVDDVLLDPIVSWGPTGESFVVWDPVEFSRLVLPRNFKHNNFSSFVRQLNTYVGIAVTRPSKAAVLCFMRGKRHLLKNIRRRKSPLSQHTGSYAGPSSEIAMSGLESEVERLRKQKSLLMQEVIELQQQHRGTIHQMEVVNERIQAAEKRQKKMVSFLAKLLQNPEFLARLLPKDDQRDIGVPRMMRKFVKHQQLEPGKSDSSMGGQIVKYRPGSENLITSSLFPPSNPDSCEQFPNDCLQVIAGKLDLGMESVPFGTGKVSSDELAAVAHKLIKAPEQVREEAASLGPVDLVFKGKNLVSSQPEGSTNYNLSFIDDSAKEKAFPEFLSPGIDGIIKQADIWSMGFDDSGDMTSSCGELWGNVTNYDVPDLGLTGGISDIWDLGSLQAAEGLGIDRWAADESTFNAPENQADQPKDYTSKNTYP; translated from the exons ATGAATCCGAGAGACAATCCCTATTTGGATCGGCAAGAATCCCCTCCACCTCCCTATCAGTCTGAGGCGCCTGCCACTGAGGCAGTCCAACCCAAAACGGAACCGTTTTCAGTGGGTTCACAACCATTCCCTTCTGGGTCTCCTTTACTACAAATTCGACCCATTTCTTCTCTGGAACCACCTTTCTCAGGTGAACCCATTGTGACTGGAGGGGTTGCAGCTGAGGCTGAAGCTGAAGCAGAGGAAATTGGTGCTCCTCAGCCTCTTGATTGTCTACAGGACAATCCAATTCCACCGTTTTTGTCAAAGACTTTTGACATTGTGGATGACGTTTTGCTGGACCCCATAGTTTCGTGGGGCCCTACTGGCGAGAGCTTTGTGGTTTGGGACCCTGTGGAGTTCTCCAGGCTTGTACTTCCTCGAAATTTCAAGCACAACAATTTCTCCAGTTTTGTTCGGCAACTAAATACTTATGTGGGTATTGCTGTAACGCGGCCTTCAAAGGCTGCTGTGCTCT GTTTCATGCGAGGGAAGAGGCATCTCTTGAAGAACATCCGTAGGCGCAAGTCACCTCTATCCCAGCACACTGGAAGCTATGCTGGGCCTTCTTCTGAAATAGCAATGTCAGGATTGGAAAGTGAGGTAGAGAGGTTAAGGAAGCAGAAGAGTTTGTTGATGCAGGAGGTTATAGAATTGCAGCAACAGCATCGTGGAACAATTCACCAAATGGAAGTAGTTAATGAAAGGATCCAGGCAGCAGAGAAGAGGCAGAAGAAAATGGTCTCATTCTTGGCAAAGTTGCTTCAGAACCCAGAATTTTTAGCCCGCCTTTTGCCCAAGGACGACCAAAGAGATATTGGTGTGCCAAGGATGATGAGGAAGTTTGTCAAGCATCAGCAACTTGAACCTGGTAAATCAGACTCATCCATGGGAGGGCAGATTGTGAAGTACAGACCTGGTTCAGAAAATCTGATTACATCCTCCTTATTCCCACCTTCAAATCCAGACTCATGTGAACAATTTCCCAATGATTGCTTACAAGTTATTGCAGGGAAACTGGATTTAGGTATGGAAAGTGTGCCATTCGGAACTGGGAAAGTCTCATCAGATGAACTAGCAGCAGTAGCTCATAAACTTATTAAAGCTCCAGAGCAGGTCAGAGAGGAAGCGGCCAGTTTGGGACCTGTAGATCTCGTATTTAAAGGAAAGAATCTAGTGAGTTCCCAACCAGAAGGAAGCACCAACTATAATCTGTCTTTCATAGATGATTCAGCAAAGGAGAAGGCTTTTCCTGAATTCTTGTCCCCTGGGATTGACGGCATTATAAAACAAGCGGATATATGGAGCATGGGCTTTGACGACAGTGGTGATATGACTAGTTCTTGTGGTGAGTTATGGGGTAATGTTACCAACTATGATGTTCCAGACTTAGGACTCACAGGTGGGATATCAGATATCTGGGATTTAGGTTCCCTGCAAGCAGCAGAAGGTTTGGGAATTGATAGATGGGCAGCTGATGAATCCACTTTTAATGCACCTGAGAATCAAGCAGACCAGCCAAAGGACTATACTTCCAAGAATACATATCCATAG
- the LOC117920326 gene encoding serine/threonine-protein kinase CTR1 isoform X1 has translation MEMPGKRSNYSLLSQFPDDQFVGGAAGNQPPLYESLSGEKSKGKGFDWDGGDLRNRIGNLFTTSIGLQRQSSGSSFGESTLSGEYYVPTMSMAASSDFDAFGDVFKVGGGGGGELRAKAVTGTGDSSSSKSWAQQTEESYQLQLALALRLSSEATCADDPNFLDPVPDDSASRSLSSSGSSVEAMSHRFWVSGCLSYFDKVPDGFYLIHGMDPYVWTVCNDLRENGRIPSIESLKHAEPSADSPIEVVLIDRRTDPTLKELQNKVHGISCSCMTTKEVVDQLAKLVCNCMGGAASTGEDDFVSIWRECSDDQKDCLGSIVVPIGSLSFGLCRHRALLFKVLADTIDLRCRIAKGCKYCTRDDASSCLVRVGPDREFLVDLVGKPGCLCEPDSLLNGPASISISSPLRFPRSKPVETNIDFRSLAKQYFSECQSLNLVFEDTSVGVIVDEADGGDSMYPKKFDRKCTDRTHLVPISRNRGETPQLPMPPKVAWPSAHDQDSQLFKSCKPYQSSISPTDAVKDPIPPKRIPLTGHGDVQPSLALSDLRGDTIKDSRFTDGGQLYPNKPCKELSLDVEDLDIPWSDLVLKERIGAGSFGTVHRADWNGSDVAVKVLMEQDFHAERFKEFLREVSIMKRLRHPNIVLFMGAVTQPPNLSIVTEYLSRGSLYRLLHKPGAREMLDERRRLSMAYDVAKGMNYLHKRNPPIVHRDLKSPNLLVDKKYTVKVCDFGLSRFKANTFLSSKSAAGTPEWMAPEVLRDEASNEKSDIYSFGIILWELATLQQPWSNLNPAQVVAAVGFKGKRLEIPRDLNPQVASIIEACWANEPWKRPSFFNIMESLKPLIKPPTPQPVRADRPLLT, from the exons ATGGAAATGCCTGGTAAAAGATCGAACTACTCTCTCCTCAGTCAGTTTCCCGACGACCAGTTCGTCGGCGGAGCGGCCGGAAATCAGCCTCCCTTATACGAGTCCCTTTCTGGGGAGAAGAGCAAAGGGAAAGGCTTTGATTGGGATGGTGGTGATCTTAGGAACCGGATCGGGAACTTGTTCACTACGTCGATCGGGTTGCAGCGGCAGTCCAGCGGCAGTAGCTTCGGCGAAAGCACTCTATCGGGGGAGTATTACGTGCCGACGATGTCGATGGCGGCGTCGAGCGACTTCGATGCGTTTGGGGATGTGTTTAAGGTTGGTGGTGGCGGAGGCGGAGAATTGAGGGCCAAGGCAGTGACCGGGACTGGGGACTCGTCGTCGTCCAAGAGTTGGGCACAGCAGACGGAGGAGAGTTACCAATTGCAGTTGGCGTTGGCGCTTCGGCTTTCGTCGGAGGCCACCTGTGCTGATGATCCCAATTTCTTGGATCCAGTGCCAGACGACTCGGCGTCCAGGTCGTTATCGTCGTCCGGGAGTTCGGTCGAGGCTATGTCTCATCGATTCTGG GTGAGTGGCTGCCTATCATATTTTGACAAAGTTCCTGATGGATTTTACCTAATTCACGGGATGGATCCATATGTGTGGACTGTATGCAATgatttgagagaaaatggtCGTATTCCTTCCATTGAATCACTAAAGCATGCTGAGCCTAGTGCTGATTCTCCGATTGAAGTTGTTTTGATTGATCGACGTACTGATCCCACTTTGAAGGAATTACAAAATAAGGTTCATGGTATTTCTTGTAGTTGCATGACCACAAAAGAGGTGGTTGATCAGCTTGCAAAGCTTGTCTGCAATTGCATGGG GGGTGCAGCTTCCACTGGAGAAGATGACTTTGTTTCCATCTGGCGGGAGTGCAGTGATGATCAAAAGGATTGTTTAGGATCTATTGTGGTTCCGATTGGTAGCCTGTCCTTTGGTCTCTGCAGACATCGTGCTTTACTGTTCAAA GTGCTGGCTGACACAATAGATTTGCGATGTCGGATAGCCAAGGGCTGCAAATATTGTACAAGAGATGATGCTTCCTCCTGTCTTGTTCGGGTTGGGCCTGACAG GGAGTTTCTGGTTGATTTGGTTGGCAAGCCAGGGTGCTTATGCGAGCCTGATTCTTTGCTCAATGGTCCAGCTTCCATCTCAATTTCTTCCCCATTGCGCTTTCCACGTTCCAAACCAGTTGAAACTAACATTGATTTCAGGTCACTGGCTAAGCAGTATTTCTCAGAATGCCAATCCCTTAATCTTGTTTTTGAAGACACTTCAGTGG GTGTCATTGTTGATGAAGCTGATGGAGGAGATTCCATGTATCCTAAAAAATTTGATAGGAAGTGCACAGATAGAACCCACCTTGTGCCCATTTCAAGAAACAGAGGTGAAACTCCACAGTTGCCTATGCCCCCAAAAGTTGCTTGGCCAAGTGCCCATGATCAAGATTCCCAACTGTTTAAATCATGCAAGCCTTATCAGAGCAGTATAAGTCCAACAGATGCAGTCAAAGATCCTATCCCACCAAAGCGTATCCCACTAACTGGGCATGGGGATGTTCAACCATCTTTAGCCTTGTCTGATTTGAGAGGGGATACAATAAAAGATTCGAGGTTCACTGATGGAGGCCAATTATATCCAAATAAACCATGCAAGGAACTTTCCCTTGATGTGGAGGATTTGGATATTCCATGGAGTGACCTTGTTTTAAAAGAGAGAATTGGAGCAG GTTCTTTTGGGACTGTTCATCGTGCTGATTGGAATGGATCG GATGTTGCTGTAAAGGTTCTAATGGAACAAGATTTCCATGCAGAACGTTTCAAGGAATTTTTGAGGGAG GTTTCTATAATGAAACGCCTGCGGCATCCGAATATCGTTCTTTTTATGGGTGCAGTTACGCAGCCCCCAAATTTGTCCATAGTTACAGAATATTTAtcaag AGGTAGCTTATATAGGCTTTTGCACAAACCTGGTGCAAGAGAAATGTTAGATGAGAGGCGTCGATTGAGTATGGCTTATGACGTG GCCAAGGGCATGAATTATCTTCATAAACGCAATCCTCCCATTGTTCATCGAGATTTGAAGTCTCCAAACCTTTTGGTTGACAAAAAATACACCGTGAAG GTTTGTGATTTTGGTCTTTCGCGGTTCAAGGCAAATACATTTCTTTCATCCAAATCGGCGGCAGGGACG cCTGAGTGGATGGCACCAGAAGTTCTTCGGGATGAGGCATCAAATGAAAAGTCAGACATATATAGCTTTGGTATAATCTTGTGGGAACTTGCAACATTGCAACAACCTTGGAGTAATTTAAATCCAGCACAG GTTGTAGCAGCTGTTGGTTTTAAGGGCAAAAGGCTTGAGATCCCACGTGATTTAAATCCTCAAGTGGCTTCCATAATTGAAGCATGTTGGGCAAA TGAGCCTTGGAAGCGCCCTTCCTTTTTCAACATCATGGAATCCTTGAAGCCACTGATTAAACCTCCCACGCCTCAGCCAGTTCGTGCAGATAGACCACTGCTTACCTGA
- the LOC117920326 gene encoding serine/threonine-protein kinase CTR1 isoform X2: MEMPGKRSNYSLLSQFPDDQFVGGAAGNQPPLYESLSGEKSKGKGFDWDGGDLRNRIGNLFTTSIGLQRQSSGSSFGESTLSGEYYVPTMSMAASSDFDAFGDVFKVGGGGGGELRAKAVTGTGDSSSSKSWAQQTEESYQLQLALALRLSSEATCADDPNFLDPVPDDSASRSLSSSGSSVEAMSHRFWVSGCLSYFDKVPDGFYLIHGMDPYVWTVCNDLRENGRIPSIESLKHAEPSADSPIEVVLIDRRTDPTLKELQNKVHGISCSCMTTKEVVDQLAKLVCNCMGGAASTGEDDFVSIWRECSDDQKDCLGSIVVPIGSLSFGLCRHRALLFKVLADTIDLRCRIAKGCKYCTRDDASSCLVRVGPDREFLVDLVGKPGCLCEPDSLLNGPASISISSPLRFPRSKPVETNIDFRSLAKQYFSECQSLNLVFEDTSVGVIVDEADGGDSMYPKKFDRKCTDRTHLVPISRNRGETPQLPMPPKVAWPSAHDQDSQLFKSCKPYQSSISPTDAVKDPIPPKRIPLTGHGDVQPSLALSDLRGDTIKDSRFTDGGQLYPNKPCKELSLDVEDLDIPWSDLVLKERIGAGSFGTVHRADWNGSDVAVKVLMEQDFHAERFKEFLREVSIMKRLRHPNIVLFMGAVTQPPNLSIVTEYLSRGSLYRLLHKPGAREMLDERRRLSMAYDVVCI; the protein is encoded by the exons ATGGAAATGCCTGGTAAAAGATCGAACTACTCTCTCCTCAGTCAGTTTCCCGACGACCAGTTCGTCGGCGGAGCGGCCGGAAATCAGCCTCCCTTATACGAGTCCCTTTCTGGGGAGAAGAGCAAAGGGAAAGGCTTTGATTGGGATGGTGGTGATCTTAGGAACCGGATCGGGAACTTGTTCACTACGTCGATCGGGTTGCAGCGGCAGTCCAGCGGCAGTAGCTTCGGCGAAAGCACTCTATCGGGGGAGTATTACGTGCCGACGATGTCGATGGCGGCGTCGAGCGACTTCGATGCGTTTGGGGATGTGTTTAAGGTTGGTGGTGGCGGAGGCGGAGAATTGAGGGCCAAGGCAGTGACCGGGACTGGGGACTCGTCGTCGTCCAAGAGTTGGGCACAGCAGACGGAGGAGAGTTACCAATTGCAGTTGGCGTTGGCGCTTCGGCTTTCGTCGGAGGCCACCTGTGCTGATGATCCCAATTTCTTGGATCCAGTGCCAGACGACTCGGCGTCCAGGTCGTTATCGTCGTCCGGGAGTTCGGTCGAGGCTATGTCTCATCGATTCTGG GTGAGTGGCTGCCTATCATATTTTGACAAAGTTCCTGATGGATTTTACCTAATTCACGGGATGGATCCATATGTGTGGACTGTATGCAATgatttgagagaaaatggtCGTATTCCTTCCATTGAATCACTAAAGCATGCTGAGCCTAGTGCTGATTCTCCGATTGAAGTTGTTTTGATTGATCGACGTACTGATCCCACTTTGAAGGAATTACAAAATAAGGTTCATGGTATTTCTTGTAGTTGCATGACCACAAAAGAGGTGGTTGATCAGCTTGCAAAGCTTGTCTGCAATTGCATGGG GGGTGCAGCTTCCACTGGAGAAGATGACTTTGTTTCCATCTGGCGGGAGTGCAGTGATGATCAAAAGGATTGTTTAGGATCTATTGTGGTTCCGATTGGTAGCCTGTCCTTTGGTCTCTGCAGACATCGTGCTTTACTGTTCAAA GTGCTGGCTGACACAATAGATTTGCGATGTCGGATAGCCAAGGGCTGCAAATATTGTACAAGAGATGATGCTTCCTCCTGTCTTGTTCGGGTTGGGCCTGACAG GGAGTTTCTGGTTGATTTGGTTGGCAAGCCAGGGTGCTTATGCGAGCCTGATTCTTTGCTCAATGGTCCAGCTTCCATCTCAATTTCTTCCCCATTGCGCTTTCCACGTTCCAAACCAGTTGAAACTAACATTGATTTCAGGTCACTGGCTAAGCAGTATTTCTCAGAATGCCAATCCCTTAATCTTGTTTTTGAAGACACTTCAGTGG GTGTCATTGTTGATGAAGCTGATGGAGGAGATTCCATGTATCCTAAAAAATTTGATAGGAAGTGCACAGATAGAACCCACCTTGTGCCCATTTCAAGAAACAGAGGTGAAACTCCACAGTTGCCTATGCCCCCAAAAGTTGCTTGGCCAAGTGCCCATGATCAAGATTCCCAACTGTTTAAATCATGCAAGCCTTATCAGAGCAGTATAAGTCCAACAGATGCAGTCAAAGATCCTATCCCACCAAAGCGTATCCCACTAACTGGGCATGGGGATGTTCAACCATCTTTAGCCTTGTCTGATTTGAGAGGGGATACAATAAAAGATTCGAGGTTCACTGATGGAGGCCAATTATATCCAAATAAACCATGCAAGGAACTTTCCCTTGATGTGGAGGATTTGGATATTCCATGGAGTGACCTTGTTTTAAAAGAGAGAATTGGAGCAG GTTCTTTTGGGACTGTTCATCGTGCTGATTGGAATGGATCG GATGTTGCTGTAAAGGTTCTAATGGAACAAGATTTCCATGCAGAACGTTTCAAGGAATTTTTGAGGGAG GTTTCTATAATGAAACGCCTGCGGCATCCGAATATCGTTCTTTTTATGGGTGCAGTTACGCAGCCCCCAAATTTGTCCATAGTTACAGAATATTTAtcaag AGGTAGCTTATATAGGCTTTTGCACAAACCTGGTGCAAGAGAAATGTTAGATGAGAGGCGTCGATTGAGTATGGCTTATGACGTGGTATGCATTTGA